From Sporocytophaga myxococcoides, one genomic window encodes:
- a CDS encoding tetratricopeptide repeat protein, producing MKKTLSVLLTFFYVTLFAQTAEEYVQRGFEKHHKEDYAGAINDYTLAIKADKKLKTAYFNRGACELALNNLEAAMEDFNKAIEIDPKYPDPHYGRATVFATLERYREALTPLDKVIELNDKFPNALILRGQLRAQTGNKRGACEDFTKADKHGELKASIYLDKYCTTTPRPKESFILNWPENENWITGNSQEDDQVKITELIHANESLDKWTEMGYMSSIKSARVLSVEKAMSIFYDQAKAEAPKAKLTLLEQSDSTAQNSWIIFTIETPEFITDNNPESQLWYVVLGNQALYANFIAVKEAAFPKDKRQKWINFFKTGKVVTKP from the coding sequence ATGAAAAAAACATTATCAGTATTATTAACATTCTTTTACGTTACCCTCTTCGCTCAAACGGCTGAAGAATACGTTCAAAGAGGATTTGAAAAACACCATAAGGAAGATTATGCAGGGGCTATCAATGATTATACATTGGCAATCAAAGCTGATAAAAAATTAAAAACAGCTTATTTCAATCGTGGAGCTTGTGAACTGGCTTTAAATAATCTGGAAGCAGCTATGGAAGACTTCAACAAAGCTATTGAAATAGATCCGAAATATCCCGATCCTCATTATGGCAGAGCAACGGTATTTGCTACTTTGGAACGATACAGGGAAGCTCTGACACCTTTAGATAAAGTAATCGAGCTTAATGATAAATTCCCGAATGCATTGATCCTTCGTGGACAGTTGCGTGCTCAGACTGGCAATAAAAGAGGGGCTTGTGAAGATTTTACTAAGGCTGATAAACATGGAGAGCTGAAAGCCAGCATTTACCTTGATAAATATTGTACTACAACTCCCAGGCCTAAGGAATCCTTCATATTAAACTGGCCTGAAAACGAAAACTGGATCACAGGCAACAGTCAGGAAGATGATCAGGTAAAAATAACTGAACTCATTCATGCCAATGAATCTTTGGATAAGTGGACAGAGATGGGTTATATGAGTTCGATCAAAAGTGCAAGAGTATTGTCAGTAGAAAAAGCGATGAGCATCTTTTACGATCAGGCAAAAGCAGAAGCACCCAAAGCTAAATTGACTCTGCTAGAACAAAGCGATTCTACAGCCCAAAATTCTTGGATTATTTTTACTATTGAAACACCGGAATTTATTACTGACAATAATCCTGAATCCCAGCTGTGGTATGTAGTGCTGGGCAATCAGGCATTATATGCAAACTTTATAGCGGTAAAAGAAGCTGCCTTTCCCAAAGATAAAAGACAAAAATGGATAAACTTTTTTAAAACAGGAAAAGTGGTTACTAAGCCATAA